From a single Mobula birostris isolate sMobBir1 chromosome 13, sMobBir1.hap1, whole genome shotgun sequence genomic region:
- the LOC140207406 gene encoding LOW QUALITY PROTEIN: NACHT, LRR and PYD domains-containing protein 3-like (The sequence of the model RefSeq protein was modified relative to this genomic sequence to represent the inferred CDS: inserted 2 bases in 1 codon), which translates to MRPSSVITELLANWNDFTLLQLIDFYRDRLEQAMEGVVHGMSLALTFENQFSEEEHRKISDLADKGELADGSKLLLSLVIERGSRARRVMWESFVKMRNGVPKLDKILKEIQEYGCAPYERSDPAQGLREIPSELKDFDSFSVPMEDVQQKHKETLRAQTETLSVNTILMTEKVNVFQLVDRYAEITVISTIRDRRLVEHELLARGRDHEEWRKQHLRRELEKLRTDQLFQSSFSQSKCKSGSSAALAGVPGIGKTTMVQKIVYDWATGKIYQQFQFVFSFKFRDLNSINCRINLRELILDQYPYFGNFLREVWKNPEGLLFIFDGLDEFKHKIDFADSRXDTEPQHKCPDPEWWCEVSDIEYSLIQHKLLPGCSVLVTTRPTVLHLLEKAEINVWAEILEFVDEERKGYLMRHFEDKTVAEAVFKHVEENEILYTMSYNPSYCWILALALGPFFAKRDRDPQRVPKTITQLYSYYIYNILKNHGREIENPRDVLLRVGQMAFRGVFDKKIVFTNGDLINYNLKPSQFLSGFLMELLEREDSPRCVVYTFPHLTIQEFVAALAQFLNPHPGDILKFLTEAHNITDGRFEVFLRFVAGLSSPMTARGLEEFLGPFPRQTTCRVIDWVREEVKRQSGNTRSEAGKRSLLNTLHYLFESQNCGLAQAALESVETLSFSRMTLTPIDCAVLSHVIGLCDTIKHIDLVGCHIQCEGIQRLVPGLHKCQELGLGMNKLGDSGVKLLSAALRNRECKIQTLWLSNVGLTDSGAKHLASALSTNPSLTKLNLNENELGDSGVKLVSEALTNSECKMQKLWLYKVGLTDAGVDDLVSALSATQSLAELDLGSNSLTDQSVPALRRLILALPNLERIWLWDNRISWTGEEELKSLQELRSGLSLIL; encoded by the exons ATGC GTCCGAGCTCAGTAATCACCGAGCTCCTGGCAAACTGGAACGATTTCACGCTTCTGCAGTTGATTGACTTCTACCGGGACAGGCTGGAGCAGGCGATGGAAGGAGTGGTGCACGGAATGAGCCTGGCGTTAACGTtcgagaatcagttcagtgaagaGGAACATCGG AAAATCTCTGATCTCGCTGATAAGGGAGAGTTGGCGGATGGTTCTAAACTCCTCTTGAGCCTGGTGATTGAGAGAGGCTCCCGCgcccggagggtgatgtgggaatcGTTTGTGAAAATGCGGAATGGCGTCCCAAAGTTGGACAAAATACTTAAAGAAatacaggaatatg GTTGTGCACCGTACGAGCGATCAGACCCCGCTCAAGGTTTACGGGAGATCCCCAGTGAGCTGAAAG ATTTTGACTCTTTctctgttcccatggaagatgttcaacagaaacacaaggagactctgcgggcacaaaccGAAACACTGAgcgtgaacacgatcctgatgacgGAGAAGGTGAatgttttccagctggttgatcgatacgctgagatcacggtcatttctactattcgtgatcggagactggtggaacacGAGCTGCTGGcgagaggcagagaccacgaggagtggagaaAACAACATCTCCGCAGAGAGCTGGAAAAACTCCGGACTGATCAGTTgttccagagcagcttttcccAAAGTAAATGCAAATCTGGGAGTTCGGCAGCATTGGCTGGAGTCCCGGGGAtagggaaaacaacaatggtgcaaaagattgtttatgactgggccacggggaaaatataccaacaattccagtttgtcttcagtttcaaattcagggatttaaactccattaactgcagaataaacctgagggaactgattttggatcagtatccttactttgggaattTCCTGAGAGAGGTTTGGAAaaacccagagggattgctgtttatattcgatggcttggatgaattcaaacataaaattgattttgctgacagtcg agATACAGAACCTCAGCACAAGTGCCCAGATCCCGAGTGGTGGTGTGAAGTGTCGGATATTgagtacagtttaatccagcacaagctgctGCCAGGGTGTTCAGTACTGGTGACCACCCGCCCCACTGTGTTACATTTATTAGAAAAGGCAGAAATCAatgtctgggctgaaatcctggaATTTGTCGATGAAGAACGGAAGGGATATCTCATGAGGCATTTTGAAGATAAGACGGTAGcagaagctgttttcaaacatgtggaggagaacgagatcctgtacaccatgagctacaatccctcctactgctggatcctcgctctggcactgggaCCCTTCTTCGCAAAAAGAGACAGGGACCCccagcgagttcccaagaccataACCCAACTctattcctactatatttacaacatcctgaaaaaccacggccgtgagattgagaacccccgtgacgtgttactcagggttggtcagatggccttcagaggtgTGTTTGACAAGAAGATTGTATTTACAAATGGAGATTTAATCAACTACAATCTGAAGCCTTCCCAGTTCTTGTCTGGGTTCTtaatggagcttttggagagagaggattctccCCGAtgtgtggtgtacacattcccacacctcaccatccaggagtTTGTAGCGGCACTCGCACAGTTCCTGAATCCGCATCCCGGggatatcctgaaattcctcactgaagcccacaacATAACAGATGGCCGATTTGAGGTgtttctccgttttgttgctggcctctcctctccaatgacagctcggggcctggaggagtttctgggaCCATTTCCCCGtcaaacaacctgccgggtgattgactgggtgagggaggaggttaaacgccagagtggaaacacgaggagtgaagctggtaaaaggagcctcctgaacacactgcactacctgtttgagtctcagaattgTGGGCTGGCTCAGGCCGCACTGGAatctgtggaaacactttcattcagtagaatgacactgaccccgattgactgtgcggtcctgtctcatgtcatcggactctgtgatacaataaaacatatcGACCTAGTTGGctgccacattcagtgtgaaggaatccagcggctggtACCTGGGCTGCACAAATGCCAGGAGTTGGG GCTTGGGatgaataaactgggagattcaggagtgaaactgctgTCTGCAGCTCTGAGGAATcgagagtgtaaaatacagacactATG GCTGAGcaatgtcggtctcacagattctggtgccaagCATCTTGCCTCCGCTCTCAGCACAAACCCTTCACTGACGAAGCTGAACCTGAATGAAAATGAACTAGGAGATTCAGgggtgaaactggtgtctgaggCTCTGACGAACTCGGAGTGtaaaatgcagaaactgtg GTTGTACAAGGTCGGTCTCACTGATGCTGGTGTCGatgatctcgtctccgctctcagtgcAACCCAATCACTGGCAGAGCTGGATCTGGGATCAAACTCGCTCACAGACCAATCTGTCCCCGCTCTTCGCCGCCTCATACTGGCCCTCCCGAATCTGGAGCGGATCTG GCTGTGGGACAATCGGATCAGTTGGACCGGGGAAGAGGAACTGAAGtctctgcaggaactcagatCCGGACTGAGTCTGATACtgtga